In the genome of Rhopalosiphum padi isolate XX-2018 chromosome 1, ASM2088224v1, whole genome shotgun sequence, the window TttacaaaaaacattattttagagACAACCCAGTTGGAGAGTAATCTTAAATATCTATGAATTGTATACAGATACTCGTAATACCTCCAATTGACTCGACACTTTATTTCAGTTATAACGATAAAAGTGCATACAATTCTTTTGCAATGGTTGGTCGGTATCTATGGTAAGCTTTTGGTGTACCAGGGTAGTTATATACGATTAGTTTGCAGCATTGCCTTGTTGTTGAATTTAGTTCAACATCGCGCGTGGTAACAATAAGCCTTTGAAATGACTATTTCGTCTCATATGTTTGCCGTTTTGTCATGTGTCGCAGGTGCAATAATGCTTCTGTGTCTGTTGCCGGTGACGTTGACGTTGGCCGCGTTGGTCACAGACGGATTGGCCGACGCGGCCGCCGCGGACAAGCGGTTCGCCCTGCGGCCCGTGGACCCGTTGACTAGGCGCAGCGCCATGGACAAGAACTTCATGCGGTTCGGACGGGCTTTCGACTGCAGTTGGACGGCACCGTCGGCATTGGCGGCGGCCAAGCGCCGGGACCCGTCGTCGGCAGTCGGCCGCCGCGTCGACTCCAACTTCATCCGGTTCGGCCGCCGGGACTCCAACTTCATCCGGTTCGGCCGGGGCGAAGTGTACACGCCCGGCGACAACAAAATACCCAGGCGCCACTACGACGTGGACGTGGACGGGCTGGAAGTCCGGTTCGGCCGGTCCGGCGGGACCATCGACCGCAGTCCGTTCGGCGCAGCGATACCGTCGCCTTACGACGACCGCCGCTGAACgtcacgatatattataataatattataaacaatacacataatatatactactataatatactatattatacttactatatactaactatatatttaaagtatcgctaaaaaaaataaatacgtaatgacataatatatataatatattgtataatattttgtatacttacgGTTTTCCGTcaaatatatatacctgtatataatattatatacattatacatatactgatgtatatgtatagcgttatatatgtatgtatccGCATGTGTACATGAACACTGCTGTAGGATATTGTGAAATTAAAAGCGAACGTGTtggcatttatacatattattatatagttcgaAAGTTATGTATGTAGTAAATAGGACAGGCgcgtctacaaaaaaaaaatttcggggggtttacaaaatttagcaatacaaattgtgccacaacataataaaacaattttttcctcgttactcgaaattatttttttttattggggggggggggggttgaaccCCCAAAACCCCCCTTATATACGCGCCTGAAATAGGATCTGTCCagcctatatttatatatatatcggtataatataagtaaatttcgTGATACGACTTAGATTCTTAGCGAAGCGATGAATGTATCGATTTTACAACGACGTGTGTTGTTTTGTGGACATTTTTAGGTTAAACCAGCAAAATGTATTTCTTCCTTTTGTTATAGTTCAGACGAATAAACGTAGAAActtgaaatgtttaataattgcaattatctattatatttcgACTCATTCTGATTcttctttttttagttttcgtctataaatgtcaataaaaaattgtccGTTTGgacaaaaagcttgaaaatttaataaaaaaaatacttcacaACTGTTTAACCGCAATAATATCAAACTATCATGTTGTtagaagtttataaaaatatttttgatttttacatctgagatttaaaattttaatacaagattcttcaAAAGTTTTTCTattaggaataaaataaaaaattatcaaaaagttGATTATGAGCGCTTATGAAACtcgaaattttacaatattgcaTATTCACTCATTTCACTCGTTTATCCTCCTAAGATTTGCTGTAATAAATTCAACAATGAATAAccgtagacattttttttactaaatgtgTATAGGATCATAATTTTATGGAACAATAAGTACTATAAATactcaatatttcaaaatctattgatgtttttgagtttttttttttttatatataatttccattcaagtataacaaatataacaatcattttttcaaaaaatatataatttttaatatttcttgtcATGATAATAGTTTaagctttttacttttttgaattacaatatgcgccaataattttaaatcaaaatgtttttttgaaatgcctgtAATTGACATTATATTAATCGGAGCAACGTTACAGTTTTGGCGATAGGTAGATCGTAGATGTGTAGAATATTTTTGATGCACGAGCGTATTAACATGAAAGACGTTAAACGGTATTTAACTCAATAAAAAGAAACCGTCAAGAGAACCGAGTAAATCATTCGATGTGTACTCTTTTAAAGAATACTGAAAACAGATAATTAGACATAGACAGATATTAcacgaataatttatatttaaacatatttgatCGGtagtacatttaatttaagtgATGCTAaggaattaaaaacaaataaggaAATCTCACCGAGCGTTCTAAATTCCcggtaaatttaataaaaccctataaaacattaataccatatacaatttaaaaataattttgttatttgtattttttcatttttggtaGGTACTTCCTATTTAATATCGGCTACTTtgaatctattataaatattaaatactcgtGTTTTGATATTTTCCAATAATGGTTAATAtggatttaatttgaataaagccattataaattatttaattattaaaaaattttcaatgataaaataCTAGTTAAATGTATTTCCAACTAACATAATCGTACTATGTACTGGTAACTAAAACGGAaggataaaatataacatgGGTATTAAAGTGTTCTTAAGTTATGTTTAGAAACCtataaaacaactataatatcGTATCCCTTTTAAATCCagtgaattaattttatactaaataaaattaacatagaatttaataatttataaaaatatatattatactataattttaatacgagtataatgtatacgataaaatatataatgaagtttcaattttttttttttttatgttttttataattgtcagtTAAATTTGGAGCTCTTTTTTGTtgtcgtttaaataaaatactgttttaatatttgcttacaattccaaaaaattaaaaaaaatttgttagaGACGGATAGGGTTAAACGACGACGGCAAACGTTCGAAATTGGATCCCCCGCAGGCCTACCATAAGAACGACATGATACGATGCATAGATCAGtaacacgtgtgtgtgtgtgtgcaggtGTCAGGACGAGCACATGGGACCAATTTTAGTCATTCAACAAGACATATGTATATGCCAAGTTGAACTTCATCatcatttatatcattttcaTGACTCGGCATATGCAATGATTGAACGGAGTTGCGATCTAGGATAAGGATGCGTTGTTGTAGAAAGGGGGGCCATTCGATCTGAGATATATGTCACACTTGGCCAGAGAGgaaacattaaatattcaataaatatgaaCATACAGCTAAATTCCGCGTGATATTGATTAAAAGCAGTTGTTTGAATAATCAAAATTGCAAGAACCAcaattgtaatagttataaaataatgcttagaaaaatgcattttaattattttatacggaaaatgtacaaaaaaatataaattatatgaaaaccTTGGAAAatgaattgataataaaaaatattctcaagTTCTTTTATAACCGATTCTTTCATGACCCACCATAcagtacaaaacaaataaacaatttacaaatatttaacatattgatGACGCAAACAACTATTCTTTATTTCTACCTAATTTTAGGATATTATTTGCGTAAATGTCATATTAACCTAGTTTGaacgaatttattttgttacaaaaGTTACAACGAccgtttatttgtataattattacaataaggtTTCCTTGATATAGTTTGCAAATACGTGGCATTTAtcagttaggttaggtttccgaggagttttttattttttcatataatctttttcaaaaatatatcccGAATACACTAATAAGTCATTTCCTTTTGAATTTATCACGCGATTTATAGACATcgtataaattgtttatgaataatataaactaaaaaaatgcattgaaaaaataaacgaaataacaaacaaatacgCGCGGACtgtgtgaaaaaaattaattagacaTCAAAGGCGAATTGATGACTGCACACCCGACATCAGATTATTATCTCGGTCGCTGtctctatattaattaatattacaataattaaatctatCAATGCTATTAATTTGTCGGCATATTTTTTGGGTTTTTCACtgataacgaaaaatatatataataataaatgatgtgtagtaaaaaatattgaagtcgATTCAATGAAGCATAACGAAGCATAATGCACGGGGAAATGTCTTGCGGTAAAAGATATTGGAcgaagaaattattaaatattatatatactaattttagTTTGTAAAACTGTTAGACAGttttttatcagaatttttttcgtaaaaaattaaataaaattgaattaaaattttaaatgttcaatgaTTTACTAGACATCTATTATACCATACAGTGATATTCATTTGCCATACTGAGTTTGGGGGAAAAGATCCCTTAAATGCCTTTAATGCCATGCCAGGTAAGGTGTCAAGTAAATCACTATAATGGGTGTATTTGTGTACTTTGGagtacttgattttttttaaattttaaatccacAAATTAgaaagaaaattatttgtagAATTGAGAATATTGaggttttataaaatgtgtgccattaaataaaatactagtcaattataatatattcttttttttgtaattttttgaaaaataaaatgtttttttagctaatttaataaaaacgttatttttgtgACATCCTTtacaattgaattaaaatgtaacgcaatatataatatatatgtaaacaatactttttaacttgtatagattattttattgattaaaagccagaaattaatttacttaataaaataatatttcatcatctaataatatgaaaatggtTTTCTGTGCTATTTTGACAGTCACTATGCTGAATTTGTGTTTGGGGTGGTaccttcaataaatatttaggtattctCAGAACTACAATCAACTGAATCAACGCATCACTCATGATAGCCTTTTTTCATACGAATAcgcatatacttaatattaatgaatttggAGAAATCTCATGCAAAAGAAGTAGGTACTAATAaatcagtatttttataaatttgagagAGTAAGCCGATTTAGGCGTATCCGTGTATGGTTTCACTGCCATATCGAATGCCGCCATTCTTATGGACCGCCTATCTTAAATAACTTCAGATCAACGAGTGGTTAAGTTTCGTTGATTTATGgggacctaacctaacctttaggAGTAGATAATTATTAGACATTTTGTTGATGGATTTCTGTTGTATAATTTTGAGCTCTTAAACTCGTAAGTTAATCGGTAGCTAcctaacctatattttttaacatatgtGTAAACAATCACATGATGGTTATAtttagcaataaaataatacaaactggGTAACACCTTTAGTGCGTAATgatccatattatttatactcttaataacgtcatatttcaatatattaaaaaaatatatacatatttttattagataaataaaaagttattattggaGATACCTCATGCAAATAAAGGTATTAACAaatctgtatttttataaatttgaaagtgTTAGCTTCAACCATAATTATTCTACACGtcaaaaaatgtacaatgttcatagataaaagaaatataataccgAGTTTGGGAAAAAATATCTCTTTAATATAGTGGTCGAGAAACGTTGTTACAATATTAGTTATCCAGAGAAGGTTTATCTGTTAAATTTCCTATGaggttataatatagtgtaacgTGGTCGGGGGAacattattacgatattatagttattcaaaGAAGGTTTTCCATTTTTTATTGATAGGTTTTCCGTTAGTGGGGGATTAGAGcactatttataatgtttttatgtattttttttttattttaattaaggtattaatattattactaatataaaaatcacataactcgttaatattttatagaagattttttaatttatttttataataatgaataaataccaTTTCTACCTACCCGGGAATagtaaattgcattttattaaatcaataaagtaaaataaaataataattaagaaaaccttatgttaaattacgttatttaCGCACTTCTATTGTACACATATGACACTTATCGCTATATTATCAATAACCTTACcagagtataattattaatatttgtatgactattattatttaggtaagtacttttaaaaaatattaggccaattataatttaaatataacatatctgAACTTTATTCAGATGTCTTTATTTGATTTAGATCACTAtggagttaaaattaacttgaatATAATTAGCAGTGTATTGTGAACATATtggacaataatataaaaacatatattaagtacaatttCAATAAGTGTtactcttattatttattatggtttgGATTAAGTACCTAGCATTAAAGTTACTAAAACTATAGAATTTtgccataatattatgctgtagtTTTTTGAAATAGAATTTGCATTCGTTTCGTTTAAAAGTATCTAACcgttttcaaaattgttttttctccgtaatacaaaaaaataactttaaaaaatggctatatttaaattttaaaaaacattttttagaaaacaatttaagcggttattattttatttttttagatcatttttgaaatgtaggctattaatcatatattacattgaaaaaaacCATTGTaacatcttaattatttttcgaattacAGCTACTGCAGCtacttttcaattaatttatatactgtatacatttaaaacataaaatgaaagggtgtaatcaaaataattctaCATGAATACAAGCAGTATACTTAAAAGGTATTACACTGCATCACCCTCTAAAAGGAATACTTGTACTGGAGAAGCGAGTTCTCATTACCTTAAGAATACAAAAAATctcttattattaattcttatagtatacattttaaggattTTCAGTGCATAATTTTGTGTTGTCAGTGAGAAACACTTATAAGTCAATCGGcgtaattgattttttaattttaaatccctgaattagaaaaaaacaatattgatcAGAATTCTGAAAATTGGAGGTTCTATGATATGTGTccagaaaaaaaattcagtCAAATGGTTAACGCTCTGCTAAAAGATAGGTATCAAGTGGGCTACTGtcatgaatgtgttaaatttgaactcAATGGTTTATTGTAGTGTAAGAAAAACGATATTGATCCCATACGGTTTATCAGCgtacaacttttaaattatattatgtttttgctattaatctaattaattaaatattagatgtACAGTACCTAAACTGAATAATCGATTtcttttcaaaaacatgaatttgaaaatgtcattgtaacctaattaagaaatataatacgcGTTTCGAGCTTCCCAGAAACTCGATCCATATTCTCATCGTCGTTATTGATTGTAGGCCTAAAATGCATCGCAGTGGTGTTCGTTCATCTCCCAGTTCGGGTGGTATGGCCCCCTTTTTATTATTGTCCATTGCGTTTATGCCTAATGCGATGCCGGCCAGGTATGATTGATACCttctcattatattatgttaaaagtttatttCTACGTCGTAGTGTTCTTAttgtgtgttatattattttaatatattagtgaTAGTTATCAAAATATGATCTTAATACTCATGCCTACGACCTACGTCGCAGTATCTTTTATGatgtatcttattattattagtatgagATATCATTACATTAGAGCACGTAGCAACTCTAATTCCAACGAAATCATTTGTAAATCGTTTCTAGCAGTGGATTCCACAGATATTACAGTAACTGatcaattattaagtatttatgtttGTTGTGTATACCAagtttattatgttaaactacGGATTATTAACCGTGCTTTTCAAGGTTCAATTTCTAAAGATTTTTCTtggtaaatttgttatttttattaacattattttactgacataaacatgtataacatatatatatatatatatattgttatatatgtgtgtattgcTCGCTAAAATCGgatgtatgatattttttaaggtaaataactataataatcgaagaacatcaatttatttttacttttttacgaTATAACTGTAGAATCTTGTGaaaactactttttttataatattgtacaattttgatTGAATGTTTTTGTAACTTGGtacaagtacatatttttataacaaaataaaatattaatatattttataaataatctacatattttaaattcgccaaaaaaaatgttgttattttccCGTAAAATTATTTAGCATCCCATGCCTTTTATTACCAGTCCGCCCCTGGTATAGTTACCTGCTTACTTTTAGGTCCATATACATAACTAcacttaaatatatagattagcACACTCAcaatcataaaattcctcatcAGTATCGTATTGTGcaactatattttgtatttatattactaagttatttataaataaaaacgaaaaaccaaattttattaaaaaaaataaattgattttgttgaaaaaaatagtatctCTCGTTTCTGATTTtcgattacatttaattaaagaaaatacgaatataatataaatctaaatgtacattaatatatttaattgtttattacattgtttttaaaaaaatgattcttaattaggtaatatatttgaatgGAACACTTCATATTCGCTTAGTTGTAAACATGTACTATTTAAAGTCCTTATAcagaataatatgaatatatatactaaatagaacatacataaaaattaataattaaaaaaaaaagtaacagaaATATTGAGTCTAACAttgaataaaacttattttttaagaaagttTCATTGAAATAGTCATCATGACATCAACCTAAGAACCTCCCTAAAAATgtccttataaaataaaaaattttctccTGGAATACTATGAAGAGCACAGAATGTGGTCACCGGGCCTACTGGCTTGTTTATATAaactagaaaattaattttaattagattagTTGAATGTTTACCAACACAATATCTTAAGAATcgtttataggtatacaaataatatgaaggTGATGTTTTGTCTCAAACCATGTAaccatgttttatttaatactttattcaaGCAATGATTCCGGTATCGCAGGTAATTTCGATCACTACAATAATCCGAGGCCAATATACTGATTCgaattatttgtatacctaccaCCTTATTATTACTTgaaacacaaaattataaattaaattattattttgtaacaagTAACAtgatcaaaatataaactacaaatagccacataatatgtaatattttggtatttatagttaatattggtaaagaaTAATTCATACGATGTCGAGTTTCTGGATCATTGAGAGCTAATTTGTATTGGGTTGCCATACCTgttgaaaataaactacattatgataaatatcttatctttaatgatataattattttgtacaattataGTGAGGATAACAGTAACAAATTATTACTTAGATAATGaggtgaaatttaataaatgtaattaatccATACAAAGATAACAACATCATCACACATTTCACAATTATACCAATTAATATCACTATTCAAAACTATATAGACCAAAAGTACTATTTTTCGTAGGACggtactatttttttatgtatgtccTAGTATCCTTAACAATAGCGTGGAGTACATAACATTGTactcttttttgaaaatattatgggctaatacatgtttataatttttataatttggtattaatttatatattatattttatggtacgAACTAATGCAATCTAATTGGTTGGTagcatagttaatttaatttgttatatgttCATATGTTTCCTACATATTAACAAGctatgtatttacttatttaaattttacacatggtatttttaccaaaaaaattgttttaaatttttatatctgatcaccatatatacgtatagttaaatgaatttttagattttattaatacaattctaCACAATTACACCGTTAAATGCCTACTTAATTGTATACGCCGGTACATAcaaaaattcatacattttaatacataattattataatatcatctcaTAGTGTTATGAACCCTTGTCCGCATTAGTTAGTAAAGTAAGCATTTGTTAATGTGAACGAACAGTGACACACGGTCACACGGTCTACAGGAATTCGTTGAGCGGACAGTTTTGAGTTCCAGTGAGCCCCTACCGTGTCTTACTGTCTGTATAAGAATCAGTGTAGTACTGTCAGAGCATCGGGAAGAGCCTCTGTTAAATTAAATCCATCTAATTCTGTTAAACTTAAGTTttctattgatttaattattataataaagtatagtgAAAACttaaaacacataaattattatacgagcAATTAGTTTAAGTCCATAACAATAGAAAGAAGACCTATCTATCTACATTAATCATGCCTTTTCTAtcgtatattatctaaatattttctaaacacttattgagattaaaatttttcaatttatttctataaatatctgATTTCCTCagtcaaaaagtttaaaaatgtaattcaatattCCACAAATGATGTTCTAAATGTGtatcaaaatatacttaaaataaacgggtacattatatttttataagtatgagtattcaaagttaatattttgtcaaaaacacatcaatttgaaaaattacttttgtagttgaaaatgtatatgatgTTTAGTCTTTATAGATGGGGTTtgattgtaaatgtaataagaagtttaacaaaataaataaggtaTACCTATGTACATTAAGTTTACATTAAGATGAAATAACGTAATTTCACGACGAATAgcatattaattgttttgttataatttaaaaacatttttcgcgGTAAGTtagtattgataaaaatgtgaataataataatattaatgtaaaatctaatattaattttatacttatatgacGTAAAACAACATATGAAATGGTTAcgataaaaatgcaataaatctACCGTAATATTAATACCATAACCAATATCTAAACCTAACATATTGGCTATtggctattatactattatacgtttttgaatagtaataataaacagtttACATAGTGATTAGACTGACAAATCgtcttttcaaaattaaattaaaaacacacgTACTTCCTGCTGCacgcactaaaaaaaaaaattatgaacttatatgaaattatgaaattataatttatt includes:
- the LOC132918065 gene encoding FMRFamide-like neuropeptides 1, with the translated sequence MLLCLLPVTLTLAALVTDGLADAAAADKRFALRPVDPLTRRSAMDKNFMRFGRAFDCSWTAPSALAAAKRRDPSSAVGRRVDSNFIRFGRRDSNFIRFGRGEVYTPGDNKIPRRHYDVDVDGLEVRFGRSGGTIDRSPFGAAIPSPYDDRR